In Alteromonas mediterranea DE, a single genomic region encodes these proteins:
- a CDS encoding HAMP domain-containing sensor histidine kinase, which translates to MIAIRDFTRSSSFRVGVLLTTLACIAIVLIVYFWRLTSSDLFISESNAAVNAKTNALVTLYESLGIEAVRTAIASNSLTSGVTASDTAHGQPSDNTRSFVVLSKDNQIVAGNLSSIPLVLERHTGASFDTAEIVITRPGNAARKTLHQALMREEALGDYTLYVGRGIDDLYSAQWFGKTFSWIIVVLLCTLSILSFAIAVYVVNRINRMSQTADKIIKTGSLQERLQIDSNWDDLSSLSIVFNQMLDTIESSVNNIKSVTDSIAHDLRTPLSRLRNTLEKIEDDELRTDTTQEADNLLNMFNSLLRISGLETTNKKEGFCTTDVRAIVEDVVDLYHPLAEERNIHLSSSLAPVTMTVDPNLLFQAVANVLDNAIKYSHDDSEVTVELCQTPHHFVISVFDEGVGVGENEIINLERRFYRADGSRTSKGNGLGLSLVSAIVRLHEGKTWFVHDPLMKGHGLGVVFTFKR; encoded by the coding sequence ATGATAGCGATACGCGACTTTACGCGTAGCTCCAGTTTTCGCGTAGGCGTATTGCTCACAACCCTAGCTTGCATAGCCATTGTTCTAATTGTTTATTTTTGGCGATTAACGAGTAGCGATTTATTTATTTCCGAATCTAATGCTGCCGTTAACGCCAAAACAAATGCGCTTGTCACCCTGTACGAAAGCCTTGGCATTGAGGCAGTGAGAACGGCTATTGCCTCTAATAGTCTCACATCTGGCGTTACTGCCTCGGATACCGCTCATGGTCAACCCTCTGATAATACACGCTCTTTCGTAGTACTTAGCAAAGATAACCAGATTGTAGCGGGCAATTTATCATCCATTCCATTGGTGTTAGAACGCCATACTGGGGCGAGCTTCGATACCGCAGAAATAGTAATTACCCGCCCTGGTAATGCGGCTCGCAAAACACTCCATCAAGCCCTAATGAGAGAAGAAGCCCTTGGCGACTATACGCTTTATGTTGGACGTGGCATTGATGATTTGTACAGCGCCCAGTGGTTTGGAAAAACCTTCAGCTGGATTATTGTTGTCCTTTTATGCACCTTGAGTATTCTTAGTTTTGCTATTGCGGTTTACGTGGTGAATCGAATAAATCGTATGTCTCAAACTGCAGATAAAATCATTAAAACCGGTAGCCTGCAGGAGCGACTTCAAATTGACAGCAACTGGGATGATTTAAGCAGCCTTTCCATTGTATTCAATCAAATGCTCGATACTATCGAAAGCTCGGTAAACAACATCAAGTCGGTAACCGATAGCATCGCACATGACTTGCGTACCCCGCTTTCAAGACTTCGCAACACCCTAGAAAAAATTGAAGACGACGAACTTCGCACCGACACCACGCAAGAAGCCGACAACTTACTTAACATGTTCAACAGCTTGCTGCGTATTAGTGGACTTGAGACAACAAACAAGAAAGAAGGGTTTTGCACTACCGATGTCCGTGCCATTGTCGAGGACGTTGTCGACCTTTATCATCCACTGGCAGAAGAGCGTAATATTCATTTATCAAGCAGCCTTGCACCGGTCACCATGACGGTGGACCCTAATTTGCTTTTTCAAGCAGTGGCTAACGTACTTGACAACGCCATCAAATACTCTCACGACGATAGCGAAGTAACCGTTGAACTATGTCAAACACCTCACCATTTCGTTATATCTGTTTTTGATGAAGGGGTGGGCGTAGGTGAAAACGAAATTATCAATTTAGAGCGCCGCTTTTATCGCGCAGATGGCAGCAGAACCAGCAAAGGAAATGGGCTGGGCTTATCTCTTGTATCGGCTATTGTAAGGCTTCATGAAGGGAAAACATGGTTCGTTCACGACCCTTTAATGAAAGGGCATGGCCTGGGCGTCGTGTTTACATTCAAACGTTAA
- a CDS encoding DUF3833 domain-containing protein — MIKNAMKVVLGLSIASLSVLGLSGCSVSVEGEDYQSIAPTFNIEQFFDGNVKAWGIVQNRSGEVVQRFVVDIDGSINGNTLTLDETFDYGVGEGPGSRTWKIVKQSDNTYVGRAGDIDGPAKGTSYGNAFNFHYEMDLPVDDTTYSVTFDDWFWAFDDSTMMNRSYIRKFGIVMAEVTIFMQKQP; from the coding sequence ATGATAAAAAATGCGATGAAAGTAGTGCTGGGTTTAAGCATAGCTAGTTTAAGTGTACTAGGCCTTTCGGGCTGCTCTGTGTCAGTTGAAGGGGAAGATTATCAGTCGATAGCCCCTACGTTTAATATTGAACAGTTCTTCGATGGAAATGTGAAGGCATGGGGTATTGTTCAAAATCGCTCAGGCGAGGTGGTACAGAGGTTTGTAGTTGATATTGACGGTTCAATTAACGGCAATACACTCACGCTAGACGAAACGTTTGATTACGGTGTAGGCGAGGGGCCGGGTTCACGTACCTGGAAAATTGTGAAACAGAGTGATAATACCTATGTAGGGCGGGCTGGTGACATCGACGGACCGGCTAAAGGCACGAGCTACGGCAATGCGTTTAACTTTCACTACGAAATGGATTTACCGGTGGATGACACAACCTATTCGGTGACCTTTGACGATTGGTTTTGGGCATTTGATGACAGCACCATGATGAACCGCTCGTACATTCGTAAGTTTGGTATTGTCATGGCCGAAGTGACCATATTTATGCAAAAGCAGCCTTAA
- a CDS encoding chalcone isomerase family protein: MAIKSTLIFSIALIAGAMFMEDNAFAAAASSKKVQSEPISQYVPNAKLVGKGMFSYYFWDVYTGELIAPNGTYNNEPPFALRLTYQRDLEGKKIAKRSIDEMKKQGDVSSDNAERWLALMEDIFPDVTEGDVITGIATKGGNSVFYVNGEMSDEIQDATFTQRFFDIWLSEKTSEPKFRKKLLGEG, translated from the coding sequence ATGGCTATAAAATCGACGTTGATATTTTCTATAGCGCTCATTGCGGGGGCGATGTTCATGGAAGATAACGCTTTTGCGGCAGCAGCGAGCTCAAAAAAAGTACAGTCTGAGCCTATTTCGCAGTATGTGCCTAATGCCAAATTAGTGGGCAAAGGAATGTTTTCTTACTACTTTTGGGATGTTTATACCGGAGAGTTAATCGCGCCTAACGGTACGTACAACAACGAACCGCCCTTTGCGTTGCGTTTAACTTATCAGCGTGACCTTGAAGGGAAGAAAATAGCCAAGCGCTCCATTGATGAAATGAAAAAGCAAGGCGATGTATCTTCGGACAATGCCGAGCGATGGCTGGCGTTGATGGAAGATATTTTTCCTGATGTTACAGAAGGCGATGTCATTACCGGTATTGCGACAAAAGGCGGTAACAGTGTGTTTTACGTCAATGGGGAAATGTCAGATGAAATTCAAGACGCGACATTCACCCAGCGCTTTTTCGATATTTGGCTGAGCGAGAAAACGTCAGAGCCTAAGTTTAGGAAAAAGTTACTCGGGGAAGGATAA
- a CDS encoding 1-aminocyclopropane-1-carboxylate deaminase/D-cysteine desulfhydrase, with protein sequence MLSLEDFKTSLTLPSPVEPFFPKWKGAEKVSLFVKRDDAIHPIMSGNKWRKLSNALPPSLPKAIVSFGGGFSNHLHALGFICFKLGIPFTAIIRGDYSATPSPMIKDLIQWQTHIEYVDRITYKKRSDSAYLNELKLQFPDAIIIPEGGSQAQALQGIKDLVDEIEVDFDFIVAPVASGATLAGIINALNKRNRTTATDFRSLHKVIGIGVLKGEGYLEGLVQKFLPISKHQTSWHIDHNYHFGGYAKAPNELQTFCNDFNDNMEFKIEPVYSGKAFWAVKDMLAKGKFEDRSRIVVLHTGGLQGAR encoded by the coding sequence GTGCTATCCCTTGAAGATTTCAAAACTTCACTCACACTTCCTTCGCCTGTAGAACCGTTTTTTCCAAAATGGAAAGGGGCTGAGAAGGTATCGCTCTTCGTTAAGCGAGACGACGCCATACACCCTATTATGTCGGGGAACAAATGGCGCAAGTTAAGTAACGCTCTTCCCCCTTCTCTACCCAAGGCAATAGTGAGTTTCGGGGGCGGTTTCTCTAATCACCTCCACGCCCTAGGCTTTATCTGCTTTAAGTTGGGTATCCCTTTCACCGCGATTATTCGAGGTGACTATTCGGCTACCCCCTCACCGATGATTAAAGACTTGATACAGTGGCAAACTCACATTGAATATGTGGACCGTATAACCTACAAAAAACGTAGCGATAGCGCTTATTTAAATGAACTAAAGCTGCAGTTTCCCGATGCGATTATCATCCCAGAGGGCGGAAGCCAAGCCCAAGCGCTTCAAGGGATAAAAGATTTGGTCGATGAAATCGAGGTAGACTTTGATTTTATCGTCGCGCCAGTCGCAAGCGGCGCAACCTTGGCGGGAATTATAAATGCATTAAATAAACGTAATCGTACAACGGCTACTGACTTTCGTTCTCTTCATAAAGTCATTGGCATAGGCGTACTAAAAGGTGAAGGCTATTTAGAGGGGTTGGTTCAGAAATTTCTTCCGATATCTAAACACCAGACAAGTTGGCATATTGATCATAACTATCATTTTGGTGGCTACGCCAAAGCGCCAAATGAGCTTCAAACCTTTTGCAACGACTTCAATGACAACATGGAATTTAAAATAGAGCCAGTTTACTCAGGCAAAGCCTTCTGGGCAGTTAAAGATATGTTGGCTAAAGGTAAGTTCGAAGACCGTTCTCGCATTGTTGTATTGCACACGGGCGGTTTGCAAGGTGCAAGGTAA
- a CDS encoding DUF4282 domain-containing protein has translation MKDIFFFDSMLTPKIITFVYWLLLLGSVVSGVSTMFVGYDASFVYGLFIVVSGCIGARIWCELLIVLFKIHSNLQKIANKE, from the coding sequence ATGAAAGATATTTTCTTTTTCGACTCAATGCTAACCCCTAAAATAATTACTTTTGTCTATTGGCTGCTATTATTGGGCTCTGTAGTCAGTGGCGTATCTACAATGTTTGTTGGATACGATGCGAGTTTCGTATACGGGCTATTTATCGTTGTATCAGGGTGTATTGGTGCAAGAATTTGGTGTGAACTACTTATCGTTCTTTTCAAAATTCACAGTAACCTTCAAAAAATTGCCAATAAAGAGTAA
- the add gene encoding adenosine deaminase, with the protein MKEFIEKMPKAELHVHIEGTLEPELSFALAQKNKVALKAKSPEEMINAYDFYDLPSFLDIYYAGMSVLIEEDDFYQLTMAYLKRAAAQNIVYVELFFDPQAHTIRGVHFDTVISGIHAAQKDAHSELGIESQLILCFLRDMSAESAMEHLNMAEPHLDKLIGVGLDSDEKNNPPLKFAEVFSKARMWGLKLTMHCDVNQNNTLEHIRQVIEDIKVDRIDHGVNILESDALCELAKSKGLGLTVCPVSNKFVVQSLTSKELKKMLQQGLLPSINSDDPSYFRAYLNENLIALQEEGQFSKEDLVTLVANSFKTSWLSESRKLEYLDTLTRYSETVAVA; encoded by the coding sequence ATGAAAGAGTTTATAGAAAAAATGCCAAAAGCTGAGCTTCACGTTCATATCGAAGGCACGTTAGAACCGGAACTAAGTTTTGCTTTGGCACAGAAAAACAAGGTTGCACTGAAAGCAAAGTCGCCTGAAGAAATGATAAATGCGTATGATTTTTACGATTTACCTTCTTTTCTCGATATTTACTATGCGGGTATGAGCGTTCTTATAGAAGAGGACGACTTCTACCAACTCACTATGGCATACCTTAAGAGAGCCGCAGCGCAAAACATAGTTTATGTAGAACTCTTCTTTGATCCACAGGCTCATACAATACGAGGCGTGCATTTCGATACCGTTATTAGTGGAATACACGCAGCGCAGAAGGATGCGCATTCTGAATTAGGCATAGAAAGCCAGCTTATCTTATGTTTTTTGCGAGACATGTCCGCAGAATCAGCAATGGAGCACCTAAATATGGCTGAGCCTCATCTTGACAAACTAATAGGAGTAGGCCTTGATTCCGATGAGAAGAATAACCCACCATTGAAGTTTGCCGAGGTGTTTTCAAAGGCACGAATGTGGGGCCTTAAATTGACGATGCACTGCGATGTTAATCAAAATAATACGCTAGAGCATATTCGGCAGGTTATCGAGGATATTAAAGTAGACAGGATCGACCATGGTGTAAATATCCTAGAATCTGACGCGTTATGTGAGCTTGCAAAATCGAAAGGTTTGGGATTGACCGTGTGTCCGGTTTCGAACAAGTTTGTAGTTCAATCACTTACCTCTAAAGAATTGAAAAAGATGCTGCAACAAGGGTTGCTGCCAAGTATCAATTCGGATGACCCTTCTTATTTTAGAGCTTACTTAAATGAAAACCTGATAGCGTTACAAGAAGAAGGGCAATTTAGTAAAGAGGACTTGGTTACGCTCGTTGCGAACAGTTTTAAAACCAGTTGGCTTTCTGAAAGTCGTAAACTGGAATACTTGGATACGCTAACACGTTATTCGGAGACTGTTGCCGTAGCGTGA
- a CDS encoding sterol desaturase family protein: MIPVELILLGLSPVFLLCVFVEFNKARQFYNVKDSVNNALLALLHQGSDALVLLLLMPLFLWLHQFSLFNIELTALSLFAGFILQDFLYYWFHRASHNIHWFWLAHVVHHSSTKMNFTTAFRQSILYPFVGMWLFWVPMILIGFTPSLVFAIVAINLAYQFFVHTQTIGHLGWVEHIFNTPTHHRIHHATNAPYIDKNYGGVLIIWDKLFGTFVREDKTITIKYGIVGKMPKDNPLSANLSQLGVLVDQLQQDKGLKAKLKRLFGYPVEN; this comes from the coding sequence TTGATTCCCGTTGAGCTTATTTTACTTGGTTTAAGCCCGGTTTTTTTACTGTGTGTTTTTGTGGAGTTTAACAAGGCACGGCAGTTTTATAACGTAAAAGACAGTGTGAACAATGCCTTACTTGCACTGCTTCATCAGGGCTCTGATGCTTTGGTATTACTACTATTAATGCCTTTGTTTCTATGGTTACACCAGTTTTCGTTATTTAACATAGAGCTTACGGCATTATCACTTTTTGCAGGTTTCATCCTGCAAGACTTTTTGTATTATTGGTTTCACCGGGCTTCACACAACATACACTGGTTTTGGCTGGCTCATGTGGTGCATCACAGCTCAACAAAAATGAATTTCACCACGGCGTTTAGGCAAAGCATTTTGTACCCATTTGTGGGCATGTGGCTCTTTTGGGTGCCAATGATTTTAATTGGGTTCACGCCAAGCTTAGTTTTTGCCATTGTAGCTATAAATTTGGCCTATCAGTTTTTTGTTCACACGCAAACAATTGGACATTTAGGCTGGGTTGAACATATTTTCAATACGCCTACGCACCATCGCATTCACCACGCGACGAACGCTCCCTATATTGATAAAAATTACGGTGGCGTGCTTATCATTTGGGACAAGTTATTTGGCACCTTTGTTCGTGAAGACAAAACGATAACGATAAAGTACGGCATTGTTGGGAAGATGCCGAAGGATAACCCACTTAGCGCCAATCTCAGTCAGCTTGGCGTACTTGTTGACCAGCTTCAGCAGGATAAAGGATTAAAAGCCAAGCTCAAAAGGCTGTTTGGTTACCCTGTTGAAAATTGA
- a CDS encoding SRPBCC family protein, with protein sequence MVHADDKRIEYRVVGDFPVKAHTGSIEFVPQENATLVSYRIRCRAPWYIPRWLLQRLLQNDVEQCLNRLGARFDSR encoded by the coding sequence ATGGTTCACGCTGATGATAAGCGTATTGAATATCGTGTTGTCGGTGATTTCCCCGTAAAAGCGCATACAGGGTCTATCGAGTTTGTGCCTCAAGAGAATGCTACTTTGGTTTCTTATCGCATAAGGTGTCGTGCGCCTTGGTATATACCACGCTGGCTGCTTCAACGCCTTTTACAAAACGATGTTGAACAATGTTTGAATAGATTAGGAGCTCGTTTTGATTCCCGTTGA
- a CDS encoding AraC family transcriptional regulator, whose translation MPSVSPPYAQSIVNYLVSLGFNEIEITTQVSAPAVSPSSSRVSMQDYVSLLNKGALLTNNSLFGFELGKHIQAKDYGVLGYLVESCENLAQAIQALTRFDALVANIGNTTVVNESTNVHINWKPKSDDCKQMVLRNTTAWVATVYKILGQACQIHAITFTFPLSVRERGTLEAWFNCDVMGEADTNAIIFPQSLLHIPFTSENRAMFSALIAVTETELRRCYQQGNSPGETDVFEHIRVSVEALLKAQPTLKECNQQRIASALFISPRTLQRKLKLSGTSFQQLLNDERKCRLDELLKHHSIADTADLLGFKEQSSFTHAFKKWYSTTPLRYQKQLVK comes from the coding sequence ATGCCATCAGTTTCACCGCCTTATGCACAAAGTATAGTGAACTATCTTGTAAGTTTAGGGTTTAATGAAATAGAAATTACAACCCAAGTCAGCGCGCCAGCAGTTTCCCCTTCTTCCTCTCGGGTTTCTATGCAGGACTATGTTTCGCTATTAAACAAAGGCGCATTACTTACCAATAATTCCCTGTTCGGCTTTGAGCTAGGTAAACATATTCAAGCGAAAGACTACGGCGTACTCGGCTACTTGGTGGAAAGTTGTGAAAATTTAGCTCAGGCCATTCAAGCGTTAACTCGCTTCGACGCATTGGTGGCAAACATAGGTAACACCACCGTCGTTAATGAATCGACCAACGTGCATATCAATTGGAAACCAAAAAGTGACGATTGCAAACAAATGGTATTGCGCAATACAACCGCTTGGGTTGCCACCGTCTACAAAATATTGGGGCAGGCGTGCCAAATACATGCTATCACGTTTACCTTTCCGCTCAGTGTTCGTGAACGGGGCACGCTGGAAGCGTGGTTCAACTGCGATGTGATGGGTGAAGCTGATACCAATGCCATCATTTTCCCCCAGTCGCTATTACATATACCCTTTACTAGCGAAAATAGGGCAATGTTTAGCGCGCTTATAGCAGTAACAGAGACAGAACTTCGTCGATGCTATCAGCAGGGTAATTCACCGGGTGAAACTGATGTATTTGAACACATTAGAGTTAGCGTTGAGGCACTATTAAAAGCCCAGCCGACGTTAAAAGAGTGCAACCAACAGCGTATTGCTAGCGCACTTTTCATTAGCCCTCGCACCTTACAACGAAAACTAAAGCTAAGCGGAACTAGTTTTCAACAGTTGCTTAACGATGAAAGAAAATGTCGCTTAGACGAACTGCTAAAGCACCACTCCATTGCTGACACCGCAGATTTACTTGGATTTAAGGAGCAGTCCTCGTTTACTCACGCATTTAAAAAGTGGTATTCAACTACTCCTTTGCGGTATCAAAAGCAATTAGTGAAATAA
- a CDS encoding saccharopine dehydrogenase family protein — protein sequence MSRVLIIGAGGVASVTVKKCARLPQHFDEIYLASRTVSKCEALQQEVGADRVKGVFAVDADNAKEVEALINEVKPDLVINLALPYQDLPIMDACLATNTHYLDTANYEPKDVAKFEYSWQWAYQDKFKDAGIMALLGSGFDPGVTNVYTAYAAKHYFDEIHYLDIVDCNGGDHGQAFATNFNPEINIREITQRGRFWENGEWKETDPLSVREDLDYQNIGVRASYLMFHEELESIVKHFPTLKRARFWMTFGDAYLNHLRVLEGIGMTSIEPVEFQGQQIVPLEFLKAVLPNPGSLAEGYSGMTCIGTYITGIKDGKEKTIFIYNNCEHAKCNEEVGAQAVSYTTGVPAMIGAALMLNGTWKEAGVWNMEQFDPDPFMDMLNEHGLPWHVLECESSPFTK from the coding sequence ATGTCTCGCGTTTTAATTATTGGTGCTGGCGGCGTTGCGTCGGTAACTGTGAAAAAATGTGCACGTTTACCGCAGCATTTCGACGAAATTTACTTAGCCAGTCGCACAGTATCTAAGTGTGAAGCACTTCAACAAGAAGTGGGTGCCGACCGCGTAAAAGGCGTTTTCGCTGTTGATGCCGACAATGCAAAAGAAGTTGAAGCACTGATCAACGAAGTAAAACCAGACCTAGTAATCAACCTTGCGTTGCCTTACCAAGACCTTCCTATTATGGACGCGTGTCTTGCGACCAATACGCATTACCTTGATACTGCTAACTACGAGCCTAAAGACGTAGCGAAATTCGAATATTCGTGGCAGTGGGCTTACCAAGACAAATTCAAAGATGCAGGTATTATGGCGCTGCTAGGCAGCGGCTTTGATCCAGGCGTAACTAACGTTTACACGGCATATGCAGCGAAGCACTACTTCGACGAAATCCACTACCTTGATATCGTAGACTGTAATGGCGGCGACCACGGTCAGGCTTTTGCGACTAACTTCAATCCAGAGATCAACATTCGTGAAATTACCCAGCGCGGTCGTTTCTGGGAAAATGGCGAGTGGAAAGAAACCGATCCGCTAAGCGTTCGTGAAGATCTGGATTATCAGAACATTGGTGTTCGCGCATCTTACCTAATGTTCCACGAAGAGCTGGAATCTATTGTTAAGCACTTCCCTACCCTTAAGCGTGCACGCTTCTGGATGACATTTGGCGATGCTTACTTAAACCACCTGCGTGTACTTGAAGGCATTGGTATGACGAGCATTGAGCCCGTGGAATTCCAAGGTCAACAGATTGTGCCGTTAGAGTTCTTAAAAGCGGTACTTCCTAACCCAGGTTCACTTGCTGAAGGCTATAGCGGCATGACGTGCATTGGCACCTACATCACGGGTATTAAAGATGGCAAAGAAAAGACCATCTTTATTTATAACAACTGTGAGCATGCTAAGTGCAACGAAGAAGTAGGCGCACAAGCGGTGTCTTACACCACGGGCGTACCGGCCATGATTGGCGCAGCACTTATGCTTAACGGTACTTGGAAAGAAGCCGGTGTTTGGAACATGGAGCAATTCGATCCAGACCCATTCATGGATATGCTTAACGAGCACGGCCTACCATGGCACGTACTTGAGTGTGAAAGCAGCCCTTTCACCAAATAA
- the nspC gene encoding carboxynorspermidine decarboxylase — protein MTDLTQRTDIPSPCYVLEEAKLIRNLELMKRVQEESGARIILALKGFSMWSCFDIIKQYLHGATASSVWEAKLAAEMGKEVHAYSPAYKANDAKELAGLVNHLSFNSLSQWNTHKEALANVSLGLRINPEHQEADTPLYDPAAPGSRLGIRASELEDVDLTGIEGFHCHNLCECDSFATARTLEAIEKRFGKWLGQLKWLNLGGGHLMTSEGYDVDHLISTLKDFKTRYSHLDVILEPGSAVAWQTGPLICEVVDMVENDGDIAILDISATAHMPDVLEMPYRPTILGAGMPDEKAYNVKLGGNSCLAGDVIDTYSFDEPLKAGDRLQFEDMMHYTMVKTTFFNGVEHPAIGILRANGDFELVREFSYEDFKGRLS, from the coding sequence TTGACCGATTTAACCCAACGCACTGATATCCCTTCTCCTTGCTACGTGTTAGAGGAAGCTAAACTAATTCGAAACCTTGAGCTTATGAAACGAGTTCAAGAGGAGTCTGGTGCCCGCATTATTTTAGCGCTGAAAGGCTTTTCGATGTGGTCATGCTTCGACATTATTAAACAGTATTTACACGGTGCGACGGCGAGTTCGGTATGGGAAGCTAAACTTGCCGCTGAAATGGGGAAAGAGGTGCATGCTTACTCTCCAGCGTATAAAGCAAACGACGCAAAAGAACTAGCAGGCTTAGTTAATCACTTATCGTTCAATAGCCTTAGTCAATGGAACACGCATAAAGAAGCCTTAGCTAATGTTTCACTAGGTCTTCGCATCAATCCAGAGCATCAAGAAGCCGATACACCCTTGTACGACCCAGCGGCGCCAGGTTCGCGCTTAGGCATACGCGCTAGCGAGCTAGAAGATGTGGATCTGACGGGTATAGAGGGCTTTCACTGCCACAATCTTTGTGAGTGTGATTCTTTTGCCACGGCACGCACCCTTGAAGCTATCGAAAAGCGCTTTGGCAAATGGCTCGGTCAATTGAAATGGTTGAACCTAGGTGGCGGACACTTAATGACGAGCGAAGGTTACGATGTTGACCACCTTATATCTACTTTGAAAGATTTCAAAACGCGCTACTCTCATTTAGATGTGATTTTAGAGCCAGGGTCTGCCGTTGCGTGGCAAACAGGCCCGCTTATTTGTGAGGTCGTGGATATGGTGGAAAACGACGGGGATATCGCTATTTTGGACATTTCAGCGACAGCACACATGCCAGACGTACTGGAAATGCCCTACCGCCCTACAATTCTGGGCGCCGGAATGCCCGATGAAAAAGCGTATAACGTGAAGCTTGGTGGTAATTCGTGCCTTGCAGGCGATGTTATTGATACCTACTCCTTCGACGAGCCGCTAAAAGCCGGTGACCGCTTGCAGTTTGAAGATATGATGCACTACACCATGGTAAAAACCACGTTCTTTAACGGTGTAGAGCACCCTGCTATTGGTATTTTACGTGCTAATGGCGACTTTGAACTGGTTCGCGAATTCAGCTACGAAGACTTTAAAGGACGTTTGTCGTAA